The Arachis ipaensis cultivar K30076 chromosome B10, Araip1.1, whole genome shotgun sequence DNA window CCAATGGTAACCTATCTTTCCCAGCCTTGGTGACGGAGTTAGTTGCTACTGTTGATGTTCCCCGGGAGGCTAAAGATCGGAAGCGATGATTCCGGTAGAGGGCGACGTCGTCCCAACTGAAAAATACCTCAAGCCTCCGACGGAACACAAAACCCTTGATATAGCTTCCCCCTCGGTTATCCCTACCACTTCTTCTACATCACAAGGATCTTCCTACCAACGGCTTGAAGACCTCCAGAAGAAGACAGATAGATATGAACGGCGGAAGCAATGCCGGTAtgcttacatcaagaagcttctgagtTGTGTGACTCCTTCTATGGAGGAATCGGAGATCTCCACATCCACCTCGAACTTAAGTGAAGAGAGAATTTGCGAACGGGATAGTGGAAGTTCTAAGCCCGACCACCCCTTGCACCTTGctagtagcacggaggaccgtgctaattcttaagtgtggggaggttgttcgATCGATCTCCGTGGGTAATAATCTCCTCTTTTCAACATCTATGGACTTTAGTTCTTGTTTATTGTTTTGTTAATTAGGAcatcttgcatgtttagttagtttttcttgataggactacttggttatggTGATGACTTCTTTCCCAAAAAACTGTATTTTCAGGGTACCCgaccaattttgaaaaatttttttcttaagataacttgcttgaagaatgtattttggaacatggtgtTTGAGCTGAGAATACAAgcgtgtgagttttgagccttattGTGTGGTTATACCTTCTATCCACttattcccattcttgtgtgcctTACtctttctctatgattgcaatccttgctttgtctgattctatatatccattattttgtgtatggatgcatttacatgattgaggccatcatttcaatagtcacttttcccaaatagccttaacccttttatctaccgttGCTAACCagttttgagcccatgataaacccttttgttcttaatttgagCACATCAACACTCCTAGGCAAAAAACAATGAACGTCCCTGGATTTGGATCCTTAATTAGCTTAGGTGAGTGAGAATGTGTATCATTCAATTGGGAGGGTCTACctgggaacttgggtagatgtaaaggtATGTCTTTatatttgtaattgaaaattaggggaattgggaacatactcatgtattgaatgattgaaccatatgcattggaatttttgtacatgaaaccccaaaAAAGGGGAcaagcagaaaaaaaaatgtatatgtatatgaaaatgaaggaaaaagaacgtaaagaaaaagaagtagaaaaataaaagaaacaaaaatatgaaaaaaaagaaagcaataaaaaggggacaaaaatgcctcaAGGTAAAGTAACAATaataatgcatatggaatgtgaactaaagagaatgcatgagtatataAAAAAGTGGAAACCATGGGTAgttaggtattgtattagaattatataggttgttttATGTGTTTGGTGAAATCTTAggttaaccaaagattcaaattttaagctcacttgaccatatacatccctacctttaccctagccccattacaacctatgaacaagacctcatgatacttgtatgcatgcattgaataactgttgattgttagatgaaagacaaatcttggaaagcatgattaggggaggattgagtgacgaaccctatacacttgagcgaatagagcggatactcttccggtgagggttcgatgctcaactccttgttcctggCCTTCACAAGCATTCGGCtcgcaagttatatgcacttcattttgatgttcaaattggtaggattcatggacTGTATGTCACCTTAGCCCTATATGCTCatgtgtgttcttggaggatagatttacccttgaccaagtaggtagatacctttacattagttgcatgcattcatttaggtaatttgcacttcatgaaccctttcttcccatgatctttggtctttttattttttttagcatgaggacatgcttggtttaagtgtggggaggtttgataaaccccaattttgtggtttatattgtgttgaatttgggggattttgtcaatatcttccacacttattcacataaattgcatggttttatgttctcttcctaatattgcttcatgatagaaaacatgcttcttttgccttaaaattgccatattttgatcctcttttattaccattcgatactgtgatatatttgttgagtgatttcagagtttacagggcaagaatggcctagaagagagaaagaaagcatgcacaagtggaaggaacatgaagaattggatTTTAGGAAATCAgctgcgacgcgcacgcgcacctcacgcgcacgcgtgggtgcagGAAGCTGGATATGGCGCGCGAAGAATGGTGCATCCGCGTGGATTGGCGAAATCTccatcgacgcgcatgcgtgcttggcgcgtacgcgtggatcgcgaaattcaggcgacgtgcacgcgtacatgacgcgtacgcgtgacgagcagcacatgacctcattaaagaaatcatgcctggcaatttctgaggctcagtatgcccaaattcaagctgattctgcatggaaaagacacAGGAACtcaagggggaaaggggggatcatccATTACACACTTAGATATAATTTtttgctagtttttggttcttgttcttctagagagagaaacacttattcctctctagatctagtttgattttgaTCTCCCATTGCTGAATTTCTGAATTGGATTTTTTTAACTGCTAGTtatgattacttaatttgaattccctagtataattttgcttagatcttgtgttgagTTATGTTATCTTGTTATTTTCCAATTTTTCACTCATGTTATGAATATTGTAGATCTTGAATTCTATGAGTACATTGACATTTTCTATGCTTATTAGTGTTAATTGAGTTGTTCTTTatggataattgttagtgggtcctTATAAtttccaatttaattgcaatttgagtatgtcttttgttaatgcctaccatgtgtttgatgaaatgtttcctttgattatggagtagttttctttactcttggcctaggttaagggaattgggtaaactgaAGTCATTAGTTCTAATtggtttggtgatttgagaacccttagtggtcaagttgataaccattgacactagcctactactaagtcaattagtagctaggttagggcttatggattgatgttgatcaagctatttgacatacttcaagtgtAGAAGTAAACAAATGGGCTTGGTTCCTCACAATTGTCAAGAtttggttattagacaaggatagtgatcccaattcctatgcctagccaagagttacttttattattcatatttgaaactaAAAATCCCAATTGCTTAATCCTAGTTATAGTTACTtattagttttagagtagaatcaTTTTGAATGTTCTCTTATTAGTTTTAAATTACTCATGCCTTGCTTTAGttatttgatttagtttcttgcttGTCAAGTCTATTAGTTAATTTCTTGATCATGACTTCCAACcccgaaattctaaccaatgttgatacacatgtttgcccattccttgtgagatgacctgagatttgaatacttcggttatttttattggggttaaactttgtgacaaccaaatccttAAAATTTGATTCCAGGATCATTTGTcggttgagggctatacttgcaacacgaatattttgtgaaattctttaccgacgatagTCCACGCTATCAAACACCAATCCATATTAGAACATATACTGCACCTCATGATAAATTGTCTTTACAAAAATCTTTGACTACACCAAATTCAAAATTCTGATCATTATAATATCAATTCATAGGAAGATTCTTAGTCTAAAATATCAGCATCAAGTTTATATACCATACAATCCATGGGGCAACCATATAATCTTGCTGACTCTAAGATATGTCTTAAGTTGATCCTCTATTTGGTTCTTACTCATATGAGGATTTCTGTTCTTGTTCAAGAGACACTCTTCAGTGGTAAGGTAAGTACCTGAAGCAAGAAAAGGTTTCTGAAGTTAAAAGAAGAACTTATAAATTTTGTAAGCCATATAGCTGCAGAGCATTATATTCAAGCACATTTCATTTGATCTCAGAGCATATAGAAACGAAAGAGTAAACTTAAACCACAAGTTGATGAACATAAGGTGGGTTTATGTATGTGTTTATGTTGCATTCAAAAGATGTGTGTTTATCAACTTAGTTATAGAGGTCCCTATAGTTGTAGAAAAGTGATTCAACTTAGTTTTTAAACAAGCATACCTAAATTTTCAATCTTTACTAATGGATCAAAATTTCATAATTTAAAACACCAGTCTTCATCAAATTGGCCAATTTTATTTAGTTGCTTTCATAGTAAGCTATTATTCTTTCTggaacagaagaagaagaagaaagaaaaaattgaacAAAAGGGTTAAGAGTATAAAGAACTAGCCAGAGACTCTTCTATTGAGTGGTCTCCGAAGCCATCATCACCTTGTTGTGTATGGTAGCTGCTCCTCCATCAAACATGTGATACTTTAAACAAAGTATTAAAAATCTAATCCAACTTTTAATACTTTAAAAAAAGCAAAATGCAAATACTTTAAATAGCTTTACTTTTatcataccttggccgaataTAAAACAATTAATTTACCTCATAAAGAGGTTGTGGCATTGAGAGTGTTTCAGATATCAATAACAAATCGATACTTGACATCTGCTTTTGCGAGGCACTCCATTACTGTGTTTACATAATCCATTGCAATAACTTCAATTTCAGGTTTCACGTTATGTTTAGTAGCAAAATCAATAATTTCTTGTGTCTCCTTCATCCCTCCAATACTACTACCAGCTATCATCTTTCTTCCTTCAAATGCCAAACAATAATAATTAATCCTCTATTAAATGACATGTTTAAAttggttattatttttttctaaccTAGTCTTACCCGTACAAAGAGAAAACATTGGCAACTCCAGAGGATTTTCGGGTAAACCAACCATCACAAGTTTTCCATTAGGCTTCAATAGAGCCAGCAATGGAGCCAAAGGATGCACTGCAGAAACTGAGTCAACAATACCATCCAAGCTATACATTGCAGCCTAGAAAGTGAAACTTGTTAAAAATGAATTAAactacataatattttttataaaaataaattcctACACATAAAGAGGCAATCTCATAATTAATTTACCTCTCCAGCCCCAAGGAAGAGGAACTTGTGATCAGCTAAATTTTTTTCGACCAATTTCAGGACCGCGACAAGTCTGGCGAGGACCACCAACGCTGTTCCCTGCAACAAAGCAGAGGGAATTATAAGAGATAATCAT harbors:
- the LOC107622366 gene encoding 8-hydroxygeraniol dehydrogenase-like; this translates as MYSLDGIVDSVSAVHPLAPLLALLKPNGKLVMVGLPENPLELPMFSLCTGRKMIAGSSIGGMKETQEIIDFATKHNVKPEIEVIAMDYVNTVMECLAKADVKYRFVIDI